A window of the Canis lupus baileyi chromosome 1, mCanLup2.hap1, whole genome shotgun sequence genome harbors these coding sequences:
- the LEUTX gene encoding paired-like homeodomain transcription factor LEUTX, which yields MAENQRCARRGRTHFKKEQVQALKRVFEETMYPDWVTMEELISITHLDESVIKTWFKNQRVKRKKEQQQTGSNSSLESPNPNSSLESSNPTISGQEEEPSLTVTSANTHPRSPNFLDACDHELPQSSDNGQPGPSRWGSSWYSLPPDLQQICLGDSDPPWASSPYDIDQFMELYALPGDDDPRSLDQYLSPTCLG from the exons ATGGCAG AAAATCAAAGGTGTGCTCGCCGGGGCCGcacccattttaaaaaagaacaggttCAAGCACTGAAACGTGTGTTTGAAGAGACCATGTACCCAGATTGGGTTACCATGGAGGAGCTTATTTCAATTACTCATCTTGATGAATCAGTAATAAAG ACTTGGTTCAAGAACCAACGcgtcaaaaggaagaaagagcagcAACAAACTGGATCAAATTCATCACTAGAATCACCAAACCCAAATTCATCACTAGAATCATCAAATCCGACCATTTCAGGCCAGGAGGAGGAGCCCTCCTTAACTGTAACTTCAGCAAACACTCATCCCAGGAGTCCCAACTTTTTGGATGCCTGTGACCATGAACTGCCTCAGTCTTCTGACAACGGCCAGCCTGGTCCCTCCAGATGGGGTTCATCTTGGTATTCTCTGCCTCCTGACCTCCAACAGATATGTCTGGGGGACTCTGATCCTCCTTGGGCCTCCAGTCCCTATGACATAGATCAATTCATGGAACTATATGCCTTACCTGGGGATGATGATCCCCGCAGCCTAGATCAATACCTCTCCCCAACGTGCCTCGGTTGA